The Geitlerinema sp. PCC 9228 genome includes a window with the following:
- a CDS encoding tetratricopeptide repeat protein, producing the protein DDAEPLYLKAIQIREQSLPPSHPDLATNYNNLAGLYQDQGKLDDAEPLYLKAIQIREQSLPPSHPDLATNYNNLAELY; encoded by the coding sequence ACGACGATGCCGAACCTCTCTATCTTAAAGCTATTCAAATCCGAGAACAATCCCTACCTCCCTCCCATCCTGACCTTGCTACCAACTACAACAATCTCGCAGGGTTGTACCAAGACCAAGGCAAACTCGACGATGCCGAACCTCTCTATCTTAAAGCTATTCAAATCCGAGAACAATCCCTACCTCCCTCCCATCCTGACCTCGCTACCAACTACAACAATCTCGCAGAGTTGTAC